One stretch of Flavobacterium sp. 9 DNA includes these proteins:
- a CDS encoding dicarboxylate/amino acid:cation symporter yields MELKKINFLKSYSSVLLLLGGITLGSIFGLVFKEKVAVIKPIGDIFLNLLFTAIIPLVFFTITSSIANLEKTEKLGRLFVIMIAVFLGTLLISAIVMIIAVSLFPIHENIIITKIPLENIKSGSVGDQIAQLLATNDFYELLSRKSMLALIIFSFLIGFATLQSGEKGNAFKSFLDSGNEVMKQLLTMIMKLAPIGLGAYFAYQVSYYGPQLFGVYAKPLGVYYAACVFYFFVFFSLYALVAGGKRAFVVFWSNNITPSLTAIGTCSSIATIPANLVAAEKMGIPKHVRNLVIPLGAPLHKDGSSMSSILKITFLFAMFGKDFTSPSTILLALGITVIVSIVEGGIPNGGYIGEVLAITVYGLPMEQALPVAMILGTLVDPIATLLNANGDVICSMMVSRFSEKTKW; encoded by the coding sequence ATGGAGCTTAAAAAAATCAATTTTCTAAAAAGCTACAGCAGTGTATTGTTGCTTTTGGGCGGTATTACACTCGGTAGTATTTTTGGGTTAGTTTTTAAAGAAAAAGTTGCTGTTATAAAACCTATTGGAGATATATTCTTAAACTTGCTTTTTACAGCAATTATTCCACTTGTTTTCTTTACCATAACGTCCTCGATCGCCAATCTGGAAAAAACAGAAAAGCTGGGAAGACTATTTGTTATAATGATTGCGGTTTTTTTAGGAACGCTTCTTATTTCGGCTATTGTTATGATTATAGCCGTTTCTCTTTTTCCAATTCATGAGAACATTATAATTACTAAAATTCCGCTTGAAAATATTAAATCGGGAAGTGTTGGTGATCAAATAGCGCAATTGCTTGCTACAAATGATTTTTATGAATTATTGTCCCGAAAAAGTATGCTGGCACTTATTATTTTTTCCTTTTTAATAGGATTTGCAACTTTGCAGTCAGGAGAAAAAGGAAATGCTTTCAAAAGTTTTCTGGACTCCGGAAACGAAGTGATGAAACAGCTTTTGACTATGATTATGAAATTAGCTCCAATAGGTTTAGGTGCTTATTTTGCTTATCAGGTTAGTTATTATGGTCCGCAATTATTTGGAGTTTACGCAAAACCATTAGGAGTTTATTATGCAGCTTGTGTATTTTATTTCTTTGTGTTTTTTAGTTTATATGCTTTAGTGGCGGGAGGAAAAAGAGCTTTTGTAGTTTTTTGGAGCAATAATATTACACCTTCATTAACGGCAATTGGAACTTGCAGCAGCATTGCAACGATTCCGGCAAATTTGGTCGCAGCCGAAAAAATGGGAATCCCAAAACATGTTCGGAATTTAGTTATTCCGCTTGGAGCGCCATTGCATAAAGACGGTTCAAGTATGTCGTCTATCTTGAAAATAACCTTTCTTTTTGCCATGTTTGGAAAAGATTTCACTTCACCTTCAACCATACTTTTGGCATTAGGAATTACCGTAATCGTATCGATTGTAGAAGGCGGAATTCCAAATGGAGGTTATATAGGAGAAGTTCTTGCCATTACAGTTTATGGTTTACCAATGGAACAAGCTTTGCCGGTTGCCATGATCTTAGGAACTCTTGTTGATCCAATCGCAACTTTATTAAATGCGAATGGCGATGTAATTTGTTCTATGATGGTCTCGCGATTCTCTGAAAAGACAAAGTGGTAA
- a CDS encoding pyridoxal-dependent decarboxylase, whose product MNSVLQHDLNDIENILNQAKQQGIDFLNNLENIPTSKKESIDPTRNLNEEGLGSLATLEEFKERLAPLMVASPGPRYLGFVTGGSTPASLAGDWLSSVYDQNTQSIKAQGGNSALIEFETIHLLLQLLRLPDSFLGGFVTGATMSNFTCLGVARQWFGNQLGKDFAKNGISETINILTATPHSSSVKTLAMLGIGSNNFTSIKTVEGNREAIDIIDLEENIKKLNGKPFILISSAGTVNTADFDDFKAISKLKGKHKFWWHIDAAFGGFAAASEKYKHLVEGWEGADSITVDCHKWLNVPYESAFYLIKKEHASLQIETFQNSNAPYLGNPLENFNYLNVVPENSRRLRALPVWFSLLAYGKEGFQDIIENSAHLALHFGNELIENGNFELLAPIRLNNVCFTLKGNHNQEKVSEFLTRLNDRGKVFMTPTVYQNRKGIRASFVNWRTTENDVKIIMEELKETILDLEI is encoded by the coding sequence ATGAATTCAGTACTTCAGCATGATCTAAATGATATCGAAAATATTCTTAATCAGGCAAAACAACAAGGAATCGACTTTTTGAATAATCTTGAAAATATTCCAACTTCTAAAAAAGAATCAATTGATCCAACAAGAAATTTAAATGAAGAAGGTTTAGGATCATTAGCAACTTTAGAAGAATTTAAAGAACGATTGGCGCCTTTAATGGTTGCTTCTCCGGGACCAAGATATTTAGGTTTTGTAACCGGAGGATCAACACCGGCTTCTCTTGCAGGAGATTGGTTGTCTTCGGTTTATGACCAAAATACACAATCGATAAAAGCACAAGGAGGAAACTCGGCATTGATAGAATTTGAAACAATCCATTTATTATTACAATTATTAAGATTGCCGGATTCTTTTTTGGGCGGATTTGTAACCGGTGCAACAATGTCTAATTTTACCTGTTTGGGAGTTGCAAGACAATGGTTTGGAAATCAATTAGGGAAAGATTTTGCCAAAAACGGAATTTCTGAAACGATAAATATTCTAACTGCAACGCCACATTCTTCTTCTGTAAAAACGCTGGCGATGTTAGGCATCGGAAGTAATAATTTTACCTCAATCAAAACTGTTGAAGGCAATCGCGAAGCAATAGATATTATTGATTTAGAAGAAAATATTAAAAAGTTAAACGGAAAACCTTTCATCTTAATTTCGAGTGCAGGAACTGTAAATACAGCTGATTTTGATGATTTTAAAGCTATTTCAAAACTAAAAGGAAAACATAAATTCTGGTGGCATATCGACGCTGCTTTTGGCGGATTTGCTGCTGCTTCAGAAAAATACAAACATCTTGTAGAAGGTTGGGAAGGAGCGGATAGTATTACCGTCGATTGTCATAAATGGCTAAATGTTCCTTATGAAAGCGCTTTTTATTTGATTAAAAAAGAACATGCAAGTTTACAGATTGAGACTTTTCAAAATTCAAACGCACCTTATTTGGGTAATCCGTTAGAAAATTTTAATTACCTGAATGTAGTGCCTGAAAATTCAAGACGATTACGAGCTTTGCCAGTTTGGTTTTCTTTATTGGCTTATGGAAAAGAAGGTTTTCAGGATATAATAGAAAATAGCGCTCATTTGGCTTTGCACTTTGGAAACGAACTTATTGAAAATGGAAATTTTGAACTTCTGGCACCAATTCGATTAAATAATGTTTGTTTTACTTTAAAAGGAAATCATAATCAGGAAAAAGTAAGTGAGTTTTTGACTCGTTTAAATGATAGAGGAAAAGTATTTATGACGCCAACAGTGTATCAAAATCGCAAAGGAATCAGAGCGTCTTTTGTGAATTGGCGTACAACAGAAAATGACGTTAAAATCATAATGGAAGAACTAAAAGAAACAATTCTGGATCTCGAAATATAA
- a CDS encoding TonB-dependent receptor: MMHISRLLLLITIFFTSLQGYSQKNKVNLTGVIVTNLGKPAEGVSVALKGTQYATLTNSKGEYKISADAGNYVLSVTHVGYKTTETAIYLKQGGKSTQNITMEEDMATLSEVAVTGKSKVQRAREQAYNITAIDLKKTYNTSADLNQVLNKTTGVRIREYGGLGSAFNFSLNGFSGNQVKFFLDGVPMDSYGSALTLNNIPVNMAERIDVYKGVVPIELGADALGGAVNIVTNKNVSRYVDASYSYGSFNTHRAAVNTRFSGRDGFIANINAFANYSDNDYKVDVSVVDKNTSKYLPEQKYKHFHDGYKSGTIMAEAGFKNKSFADYLLVGFTMAGNKKEIQQGRTMQRVVGQAFTDNESFITSLKFKKSDLFTKGLTLNINTTYALVNNRSVDTSSRVYDWTGNYVYRQFAGANDKGELGNKTIYVYDETNSQVTTNLKYQINEQHSIAVNYSYLGYKRKETEEYLKVVELGEPTIDKNILGLGYNFSGLDNRLAISGFGKMFDLSTKMISNNISESTSSTNFGYGATAAYHLSDKFQIKGSYEHTYRLPSDIEMLGDGLIINSNIGLKPESSDNANLGLAFLTQKNKNQFAAETSLIYREAKDFIREQQVGDKAVFENLQNVQITGIDGVLRYGFKDLVTFEVNGTYQKSLNKNKYKIGTTSPDVLYNAQLPNVPIFYGNADLTFNFKNIKYKDDRLSLNVSANYIDAFYLTWPVLGSLETKKSIPEQFTQNAMVAYSFLNGKYNLAFECRNITDVKVYDYFKVQKPGRAFSVKFRYFLQ; this comes from the coding sequence ATGATGCACATAAGTAGATTATTGCTCTTGATTACCATTTTTTTTACTTCACTTCAAGGGTATTCACAAAAAAACAAAGTAAACTTAACCGGGGTTATTGTAACCAATCTTGGAAAACCCGCTGAAGGAGTTTCGGTAGCACTAAAAGGAACGCAATACGCAACTTTGACAAACTCAAAAGGAGAATATAAAATCAGTGCCGATGCAGGGAATTATGTTTTGTCTGTTACTCATGTTGGTTATAAGACAACAGAAACAGCCATTTATCTAAAACAAGGCGGAAAATCTACTCAGAACATTACAATGGAAGAAGATATGGCGACTTTAAGTGAAGTTGCCGTAACAGGAAAATCTAAAGTACAACGAGCACGTGAGCAGGCATATAATATTACGGCAATTGATCTGAAAAAGACATACAATACTTCTGCCGATTTAAATCAGGTTTTGAATAAAACGACAGGAGTTCGTATTCGTGAATACGGAGGTTTAGGATCTGCTTTTAACTTTTCGCTGAATGGATTTTCAGGAAATCAAGTGAAATTTTTTCTGGATGGAGTTCCAATGGATAGTTATGGTTCTGCGCTTACGCTGAATAATATTCCAGTAAATATGGCCGAAAGAATCGATGTTTACAAAGGAGTTGTTCCTATAGAATTAGGTGCAGATGCTTTGGGTGGTGCAGTAAATATCGTTACTAATAAAAATGTAAGTCGTTATGTTGACGCTTCTTATAGTTATGGTTCATTTAATACGCATAGAGCCGCTGTTAATACAAGATTTTCTGGCAGAGATGGTTTTATTGCAAACATAAATGCCTTTGCAAATTACTCAGACAACGATTATAAAGTAGATGTAAGTGTTGTAGATAAAAACACTTCGAAGTATTTGCCGGAACAAAAATACAAGCACTTTCACGATGGTTACAAATCAGGAACTATAATGGCAGAAGCTGGTTTTAAGAACAAAAGTTTTGCTGATTATTTGCTTGTTGGTTTTACTATGGCCGGAAATAAAAAAGAAATTCAGCAAGGTAGAACAATGCAAAGGGTAGTTGGGCAAGCCTTTACAGATAATGAAAGTTTTATTACTTCATTAAAATTTAAAAAAAGCGACCTTTTTACTAAAGGATTAACATTGAACATTAATACCACTTATGCTTTAGTAAACAACCGTTCAGTAGATACTTCTTCAAGGGTTTATGACTGGACAGGAAATTATGTGTACAGACAATTTGCAGGAGCTAATGATAAAGGTGAATTAGGCAACAAAACGATCTATGTTTATGATGAGACAAATTCGCAGGTGACCACAAATTTAAAATACCAGATAAATGAGCAACATTCGATCGCTGTAAACTATTCTTACTTAGGTTATAAACGAAAAGAAACCGAAGAGTACTTAAAAGTAGTAGAACTTGGAGAACCAACCATTGATAAAAACATTTTAGGATTAGGCTATAATTTTAGTGGTTTAGATAATAGATTGGCGATTTCGGGATTTGGAAAAATGTTTGACCTTTCTACCAAAATGATTTCTAATAATATCAGTGAATCTACTTCGTCAACGAACTTTGGTTATGGAGCTACGGCGGCGTATCATTTGTCAGATAAATTTCAAATAAAAGGATCTTACGAACATACTTACCGTTTGCCTTCGGATATAGAAATGCTTGGAGATGGGCTAATAATAAACAGCAACATAGGATTAAAACCGGAGAGTAGTGATAATGCAAATTTAGGATTGGCATTTCTTACTCAAAAAAATAAAAATCAATTTGCTGCAGAGACAAGTTTAATTTACAGAGAAGCCAAAGATTTTATTCGAGAACAGCAAGTTGGAGATAAAGCTGTTTTTGAAAACCTTCAAAATGTACAAATAACAGGTATTGATGGAGTTCTTAGATATGGTTTTAAAGATTTAGTGACTTTTGAAGTAAACGGAACCTATCAAAAAAGTCTCAATAAAAACAAATACAAAATAGGAACTACCAGTCCGGATGTACTATACAATGCGCAATTGCCAAACGTTCCAATCTTCTACGGAAATGCTGATTTGACTTTTAATTTTAAAAACATCAAATATAAGGATGACAGACTTTCTCTAAATGTAAGTGCAAATTATATAGATGCTTTTTATCTGACTTGGCCGGTTTTAGGAAGTTTGGAAACTAAAAAATCAATTCCGGAACAATTTACTCAAAATGCAATGGTCGCCTATTCTTTTTTGAACGGAAAATATAATCTGGCTTTTGAATGCCGAAATATTACGGATGTAAAAGTGTACGATTATTTCAAAGTTCAAAAACCCGGACGTGCTTTTTCAGTAAAGTTCAGATACTTTCTTCAGTAA
- a CDS encoding DUF4374 domain-containing protein produces MFVNKFAKCFALAFLSLTIFSCSSDDAPKEETPTVNGTKYVTSYWLADYTQYILDFTSTDQLMTGEISAKGVGIEQNGSCFPIENTFFALSTDDEGSASFHLNSAGKLVQGGKLAFESSYAVGYTDDKRMINIGATWDGSSSDYELMIYNPATISVDGRKFNDFSVDPSNKKILYWPTGAAVSGDKLFVPVYTKDVTDGTNKVLSSDATVRIYKYPSLDYVTTIKDARTNAIGMYYTNTGIVQTQSGDIYTFSSNAHAGGYPPTAVSSGILRIRKGDAKFDPGYFFDLETSSLKGKVLAAYPLGGEKVFISYIPNSVDSKDNFYSFLGTKTIFKSAILDLANKTILEVSGLPDHGGDEFFGLGSLFVENGKAYKSFVTGDQARVYQIDIATGTAKAGAVLKEGLYLPSIGKLTF; encoded by the coding sequence ATGTTTGTAAACAAATTCGCAAAATGCTTTGCATTGGCTTTTCTGTCCTTAACTATTTTTTCATGCAGCAGTGATGATGCACCAAAAGAGGAGACGCCAACTGTAAATGGTACTAAATATGTTACCTCATATTGGTTGGCAGATTATACTCAGTATATATTAGATTTCACTTCTACAGATCAATTAATGACTGGAGAAATTAGTGCAAAAGGAGTAGGTATTGAGCAAAACGGAAGTTGTTTTCCTATAGAAAATACGTTTTTTGCCTTAAGTACAGATGATGAAGGATCAGCTTCATTTCATCTTAATAGTGCTGGTAAATTAGTACAGGGAGGCAAACTTGCTTTCGAATCATCTTATGCAGTTGGTTATACTGATGATAAAAGAATGATCAATATTGGAGCAACCTGGGATGGTAGTTCATCTGATTATGAATTGATGATTTACAATCCTGCTACTATTTCTGTTGATGGTCGTAAATTCAATGATTTTAGTGTTGATCCATCAAACAAAAAAATATTATACTGGCCAACAGGAGCTGCAGTTTCAGGAGACAAACTTTTTGTTCCGGTATATACTAAAGATGTTACTGACGGAACAAATAAAGTATTATCATCTGATGCTACAGTGAGAATCTACAAATATCCTTCTTTAGATTATGTTACTACAATCAAAGATGCGAGAACAAATGCTATTGGTATGTACTATACTAATACAGGAATTGTACAAACACAATCAGGAGATATTTATACATTTTCATCTAATGCCCATGCTGGTGGTTATCCTCCTACAGCAGTTTCTTCTGGAATATTGCGTATTAGAAAAGGAGATGCTAAGTTTGATCCGGGTTACTTCTTCGATCTTGAAACAAGCAGTTTAAAAGGAAAAGTTTTGGCAGCATATCCGTTAGGAGGAGAGAAAGTTTTTATCTCTTATATTCCTAATAGTGTCGATTCTAAAGATAATTTCTATAGTTTTTTAGGTACAAAAACTATTTTCAAATCGGCAATTCTTGACCTGGCTAATAAAACAATTTTAGAAGTTAGCGGATTACCTGATCATGGTGGAGACGAATTCTTCGGATTAGGAAGTTTATTTGTTGAAAACGGAAAAGCATACAAAAGTTTCGTTACAGGAGATCAGGCTCGTGTTTATCAAATCGATATCGCGACTGGTACTGCAAAAGCCGGAGCAGTTCTTAAAGAAGGTCTTTACTTGCCTTCTATTGGTAAACTGACTTTCTAA
- a CDS encoding PepSY domain-containing protein, which produces MNIFKSRSSKPPNKGKSRFSKINAWLHLWLGLGSGIIVFIMAITGCILVFEHEIKQFTSPWLNVEAQSPEKLLPPSKIYAAVHKVLPNKEIHGVWYNGLDKSVKVDIESDSLIYVNPYNGKITGMVDHEDFFHIVDEGHRNLWLDREIGSQITAWATFIFFFLLLSGLILWFPKKWNKTTRNSSFKIKWDAKFKRLNYDLHNVMGFYALILAVLISFTGLLMSFHWLRESTYWISGGWADEKDKKEQVVSAKKDTLSKQQIDKLAAADFIWMKVRTEIAKENKEAVIINFPDDPKEDFYACTDMHKGIWRDLYFDSKTLELLPNSQKHINNERFSDWLMRSNYSLHIGAIGGIPTKIIYFTASLICASLPITGFYIWWGRKKKQKPKA; this is translated from the coding sequence ATGAATATTTTTAAAAGCCGTTCCAGTAAACCACCCAATAAAGGAAAATCACGTTTCAGTAAAATCAATGCCTGGCTGCATTTATGGCTTGGATTGGGTTCAGGAATAATTGTGTTTATTATGGCAATTACAGGTTGTATTTTGGTTTTTGAACACGAAATAAAACAGTTTACATCGCCTTGGTTAAATGTTGAAGCTCAAAGTCCTGAGAAATTATTGCCTCCGTCAAAAATTTATGCTGCTGTTCATAAAGTTTTACCCAATAAAGAAATTCATGGTGTTTGGTATAATGGTTTAGATAAATCAGTTAAAGTCGATATAGAATCGGATTCGTTGATTTATGTAAATCCTTATAACGGTAAAATCACCGGAATGGTAGATCATGAAGACTTTTTTCATATTGTCGATGAAGGACATCGTAATCTTTGGCTGGATCGTGAAATTGGATCGCAAATAACAGCTTGGGCAACGTTTATTTTCTTCTTTTTGCTCCTAAGCGGACTTATACTTTGGTTTCCGAAAAAATGGAATAAAACAACCCGAAACAGTAGTTTTAAAATTAAATGGGACGCCAAATTCAAACGACTCAATTATGATTTGCATAACGTCATGGGATTTTATGCGCTCATTTTGGCGGTGCTTATTTCCTTTACAGGATTATTAATGAGTTTTCACTGGCTTCGCGAAAGTACGTATTGGATTAGTGGAGGTTGGGCAGACGAAAAGGATAAAAAAGAACAAGTTGTTTCTGCTAAAAAAGACACTTTATCCAAACAACAAATAGATAAGTTGGCTGCAGCCGATTTTATTTGGATGAAAGTGAGAACAGAAATTGCCAAAGAAAATAAAGAAGCCGTAATCATTAATTTTCCGGATGATCCAAAAGAAGATTTTTATGCCTGCACAGATATGCACAAAGGCATTTGGAGAGATTTATACTTTGATTCTAAAACGCTTGAATTACTTCCAAATTCTCAAAAACACATCAACAACGAACGTTTTTCAGATTGGCTAATGCGATCTAATTATAGCCTTCATATTGGCGCAATTGGAGGAATTCCGACTAAGATTATATATTTCACAGCCAGTTTAATATGCGCGAGTTTACCCATTACAGGATTTTATATTTGGTGGGGAAGAAAGAAAAAACAGAAACCAAAAGCATAA
- a CDS encoding outer membrane beta-barrel family protein, which produces MKNILTSIMLAFSVYGFSQTEKENDSIVETSINVLDEIVITKKKVLYTQKSDRLVFNVENSIVSEGGTALDVLSRAPGVVVSQDGELSIRGQQGVGVMINGKLTQLSQKELANYLKSTTSSNIKQIEVITNPSSKYDATGKAGIINIILKKPNAGGLKGTVFTNYGRGRKNRTNSGVNLSYNKEKFGVYGNYSYTFRGEEERKEFDQNQYTDNTRQTISTKNHQTSTTDEPLTSNNFKIGTTYEVSPKTNLEVYVDAKLGRYENIANGRNTLVNAMDQVQFDASTYNDSKEKWNDYTYAFSGVHKFNTEGKNMSFDFEYETSKFRSNQFQSATNIDPSNANTINDRRGFIPSQLRVFTGKVDFTNPLKEKQSIEWGFKASVKNNDNPSVYEYKDNNQWIIDLNSTNHFEYKEQIYAAYANYKYQLENFNIQGGLRTEYTAINILQKTLNEEHKDDYLKWFPSVSLKYELSSNHSLHASYSKRINRPSQFDLNPFRFYDDSFNYSQGNPNLIPEITHSTEIGYAWKSAFMASLYFSKTKDVFTEVYVYNPANNTTVTSQINVDKSYNYGANITNTAEIYKWWSINTLFNIFENKFMGNVVNTDKIDPIITLNLSVQNSFTITESWKAEANAQYQSKSNLGIYERDAFFDFSIGISKQVLSNKGNIKLNITDIFNTNNFHINSVIAQTSINKRYDLDNRIATIAFTYRI; this is translated from the coding sequence ATGAAGAATATTCTAACATCTATCATGCTCGCATTTTCAGTCTATGGATTCTCTCAGACCGAAAAAGAAAACGACAGCATTGTCGAAACCTCGATCAATGTTTTAGATGAAATTGTTATTACAAAAAAGAAAGTTTTATATACTCAAAAGTCAGACAGATTAGTTTTTAATGTCGAAAACAGTATTGTTTCTGAAGGCGGAACCGCTTTAGATGTTTTATCGCGCGCTCCGGGAGTTGTTGTATCTCAGGATGGCGAATTATCGATTCGCGGACAACAAGGTGTTGGCGTGATGATTAATGGTAAATTGACGCAGCTTTCGCAAAAAGAACTTGCCAATTATTTAAAATCTACAACCTCATCAAATATCAAACAAATTGAAGTTATTACGAATCCTTCTTCTAAATATGATGCCACCGGAAAAGCCGGAATTATTAATATTATTCTAAAAAAACCAAATGCGGGCGGTCTTAAAGGAACGGTTTTTACCAATTATGGAAGAGGTCGAAAAAATAGAACGAATTCTGGTGTAAACCTTAGTTACAACAAAGAGAAATTTGGCGTTTACGGAAACTACAGTTACACTTTTAGAGGCGAAGAGGAACGTAAAGAATTCGATCAGAATCAATATACGGATAATACTCGTCAAACAATTTCGACCAAAAATCATCAAACATCAACGACTGACGAGCCTTTGACTTCGAACAATTTCAAGATAGGAACAACTTATGAAGTTTCTCCTAAAACGAATTTAGAAGTATATGTTGACGCAAAATTGGGACGTTACGAAAACATTGCAAACGGTAGAAATACATTGGTTAATGCAATGGATCAAGTTCAATTTGACGCTTCTACCTATAATGATAGTAAAGAAAAATGGAACGATTATACATATGCTTTTTCCGGAGTTCATAAATTTAATACCGAAGGAAAAAATATGTCTTTTGATTTTGAATATGAAACTTCAAAATTCAGATCGAATCAGTTTCAAAGTGCTACAAATATAGATCCTTCAAATGCGAATACTATCAATGACCGAAGAGGTTTTATTCCGTCACAATTGAGAGTTTTTACCGGAAAAGTTGATTTTACAAATCCTTTAAAAGAAAAACAATCTATAGAATGGGGTTTTAAAGCTAGTGTCAAAAACAATGACAATCCATCTGTTTATGAATATAAGGATAACAATCAATGGATTATTGATCTTAATTCGACGAATCATTTTGAGTATAAAGAACAAATTTATGCGGCTTATGCCAATTATAAATACCAACTCGAAAACTTCAATATTCAGGGTGGTTTAAGAACGGAATATACTGCTATAAATATTTTGCAGAAAACCTTAAATGAAGAACATAAAGACGATTATTTAAAATGGTTTCCGAGTGTTTCTTTAAAATATGAATTAAGTTCTAACCATTCGTTGCATGCTTCTTACAGCAAAAGAATCAACAGACCAAGTCAGTTTGATTTGAATCCGTTCCGATTTTATGATGATTCGTTTAACTATTCTCAGGGAAATCCAAATTTGATTCCTGAAATTACACATTCAACTGAAATTGGATATGCTTGGAAAAGTGCTTTTATGGCTTCTTTATATTTCAGCAAAACCAAAGATGTTTTTACAGAAGTATATGTATATAATCCGGCGAATAACACAACGGTAACTTCACAAATTAATGTGGACAAATCGTATAATTACGGCGCTAATATTACTAATACTGCCGAAATTTATAAATGGTGGTCTATAAACACGCTTTTCAATATTTTCGAAAATAAATTTATGGGGAATGTTGTAAACACAGATAAAATTGATCCAATTATTACTTTGAATTTAAGCGTACAAAACTCTTTTACAATAACTGAAAGCTGGAAAGCCGAAGCAAACGCACAATACCAGTCAAAATCTAATCTTGGCATTTATGAAAGAGATGCTTTCTTTGATTTTAGTATCGGAATTTCGAAACAGGTTTTATCTAATAAAGGAAATATCAAATTGAATATTACTGATATTTTCAACACTAATAATTTTCACATCAATTCGGTTATCGCCCAAACAAGCATCAATAAAAGATATGATCTTGATAACCGCATTGCAACAATAGCCTTTACTTATAGAATATAA
- the gldA gene encoding gliding motility-associated ABC transporter ATP-binding subunit GldA, with protein sequence MSIEVNNISKSYGSQKALNSISFSIQKGEIVGFLGPNGAGKSTLMKILTTYLLSDDGSALVNGHDVMTNAKDVQRSIGYLPEHNPLYLDLYVREYLAFNADVYKVSKSRIEEVIQLTGLTPESHKKIGQLSKGYRQRVGLANALLHNPDVLILDEPTTGLDPNQLMEIRNVIKNVGKDKTVFLSTHIMQEVEAICDRVIIIDKGEIVADKKLDHLVSENKEQVIEVEFDYQIEQQLLARLPNITSYINIHDMTWELTFVAEKDMRPAIFDFANENGLKTLQLNQKNKNLEAVFREITK encoded by the coding sequence ATGTCGATAGAAGTAAACAACATATCAAAAAGTTACGGATCTCAAAAAGCTCTAAATTCAATTTCGTTTTCGATTCAAAAAGGAGAAATTGTTGGATTTCTTGGTCCAAATGGTGCAGGAAAATCTACTTTAATGAAAATTTTGACCACTTATTTATTGTCAGATGATGGCTCAGCCCTTGTAAATGGTCACGATGTCATGACAAACGCTAAGGACGTTCAACGTTCGATTGGATATTTACCAGAGCATAATCCGTTGTATTTGGATTTGTATGTTCGTGAGTATTTGGCTTTTAATGCCGATGTTTACAAAGTATCAAAATCAAGAATCGAAGAAGTAATTCAACTGACAGGACTGACACCGGAAAGTCATAAAAAAATAGGACAATTGTCTAAAGGATATCGCCAGCGTGTGGGACTTGCCAATGCTTTACTCCACAATCCTGATGTTTTAATTCTGGATGAACCAACTACCGGACTGGACCCGAATCAGTTAATGGAAATTCGAAATGTAATTAAAAATGTTGGTAAGGATAAGACAGTTTTTTTATCCACTCACATTATGCAGGAAGTTGAAGCTATTTGTGATCGTGTCATTATTATTGACAAAGGAGAAATTGTTGCCGATAAAAAATTAGACCATTTAGTATCTGAAAATAAAGAGCAAGTTATCGAAGTAGAATTTGACTATCAGATCGAACAACAACTTTTGGCAAGACTCCCAAATATTACTTCTTATATTAACATTCACGATATGACTTGGGAATTAACTTTTGTTGCCGAAAAAGATATGCGCCCTGCAATATTTGATTTCGCTAACGAAAACGGGTTAAAAACGCTTCAATTGAATCAAAAAAATAAAAATCTGGAAGCTGTTTTTAGAGAAATTACTAAGTAG